CAGCGTCAAAAACTTGAAGAGGCCAATCTGAACTGGCAACAGCAACAGCACAAGTTTGAAGCTGAACTAGAGGCTAAACAACAGAAACTGCAACAAGCCGAGCAAAACCTCAATCAAGCTAAGCAGCAAACGGAAGCGCAAAAAGCCGAGCAGCGCCAAGTAATGGAGCGTTTACAGGCTGAATTAATTGAAGTGGGAAAACGCAGCGAAGCCCACCAAAAGCGGATCATGGAAGAAGCGGATCAGCGCTGGAAGGACAAGCAAGAAGCACTCAACAAAGAATTACAGGCCAAGCAGCAACGCTTAATAGAAACCGAAGAAGCCCTCAAACAGACTGCCGAGCAAAGCGAAATCGATAAACAAGCAAAGGCTCAGCAGCAACACTTGTTTGAGCGTCTGCAAGTTGAATTAGCTGAGATGGAGCAGCGTAGCGCTGAGCAACAACAATCTATGCAAGAAAGCGATCAGCATTGGCAACAACGTCAACAAGAGTTGAAACAAGAAGTGGCCGCCAAACAGCAGCAACTGCAGGCGACCCGCCAGCAGCTAGATGAAAATCAGCGCCAGACCGATGCCGAAAAGCGCGAACGCTTAGAGCAACAGCAAAAATTAGAACAACTCAAGGTCGAGCTGACTGACGTGGAAAGTCGCGCCATCAAACAAAAAGAGATGCTCCAAGGTAGTGATGAACAATGGCGTCAGCATCACGCAGAAATTGAACAGCAAAAACAACAACTTCAACGTGCATTGCAAGAAGCCGAACAACAAAATGCGCAGATGAAACAGAGCCTCAACCAAAGTTTAGCAGAATTGCAAAAAGCCGAGTCTCAAGTGTCAGACACCCAATCAGGAGAGCAGAAACTGCAAACCGAACTTGAACAAGCGCGCAACGAAGCGCAACAGTTGCAGCAACGCTTGAAACAACAAGAACAACAGGAATTAAAGCTGCAGCAGCAATTAGCCGACCAACAACAAGCCTTGCAATCCAGTGAACAGAATATTCACAGCATGCAAAATGAGCAACAGCAACTAAATCAACAGTTACAAGCTATCCAGGTAGAATACGACAACACCAAGGCGAATTTGAATGCACAAGACAGTAATCAGTCTGAGCTGAATAGCAAACTGCAACAGCTGGAGCAGGAACTGACCAACAGCAAACAACAAATTGCCAGTAAAGAGACTGCCTTGCAAACGGCCCAAAAACAGCTTCAATCTAGCCAACAAAAGCTACAACACAAAGAAAAAGCTTTGGTCGATGCTCATAAAGAAGAGTTAAAACAAGTACAAGAACAACAACCGGAAATCAGTCAACAAGTCATCCCTGATTTTGCTAAGTTAGCTATGCCAAAAGAGCCACAAATATGGTTCGATTTGCTGCCCTATTTACAAAAAAATCCACCTAAAGTCTCCCTTGCATTGGCCTTGAGTGAAATGATGTCTGAGCTAGAACAAAGCATGCAGAACATGGACAAGGCAGTAAATGACGATGACAACAAAGCCATTTTAATGCAGGCTCGAAAACTAGCGTTCATCGCCCGTAAAGTAAATTCAGCCCCACTGGACGATGTTGCCACCCGACTTGAAACTGATTTCCAGCAAGGCGAAGTTGATAGCATCGCCATATTCTGGCCCAGTGTAAAAGAGTCTTTGATGACCACCCTAAGAGTGATTTACGCCCAATTGCACGCATAGTGCATTACTCACCCTACGTAGGAGTGTGTAGTAACACTGCTAAGTAGGGTGAGCCGCAAATCACAAGGTATTGTTGTGCTGTATTTTATCGACGCAATTACTTGCCGCCTTGCAAACAGGGGGTAAATTTAACCTTCACTCTTCCTAACTGCTTGTTTTTATGCCAAATTACAGCCTGCAAGATAACCATAATAAATTTATCAAGGAGTAGATTATTCAAGCAGAGTATGGCTGGAACCCCAAACCAATAATCCATTTTGCAATAGCCCTATCTTTTTGTTTGACCACAGCGTTGATTTCTATTGTTTTATATTTCAATGCCAGTGATATGTTGGCCAACTCCAGCATCATAAAAGGACGGGTGGTAGACAATAAGGTTAGCTCTAACGGGCAATTCACCCCAATCATAGAATACGAAAAAGCTACTTATAGAGCCCAATTTACCGCTAACTTTTATCAATAACAAAATTAGGCAATAAATATGATTCAAATAGCAGTAGCAGCATTTTTCGTATGGTGTTTTTTTAAATTCATCGATAAAGAAGGATATTTGGACGGCTTTACCTCATTAGCATTTATTTTAGCTCCTGCATTGATTATATTTTTTGCAACGGTTTTAGTCAGAGCATCAGGCCTGCCCATCTGGGTTTTGTATCTCTTTGAAACAAGCTATTTTTTGGTTCCCTTATTGATGTTGAAAAGTATGACTGAATTTACCTGGCCGAAAATAATTGGCTATTCGGCGGCAGTATTTACAATTAATCTAGTCTGTCAGGTGGCCGGATTTGTATTTATTGCGACAGCAAGCGCTTAACCCGCCACCTAACAAATTTACTTTGTAGGGCACAAAAAACTTTTTACGGCAGAATCTTTTGAATGCTGTTATAAATAACGAATCCCTTTCAAACTAACTATTTAAGTTACCCAAAGAATAAGAGGTTACCATGGCGAAGATTACTGGAATTGGCGGAGTTTTTCTAAAATGTAAGGGGGATAGCACTGAGCTAGCAGCCTGGTATCAGCAACACCTAGGATTGAAGCTAGAAGAATTTGGCGGTGCCGTACTTAAGTGGCCAGAAGATAAGGCTGAAGATAAGGGACTGACCGTTTGGCATCTGGCCAACAAGGACAGTCAATGGTTCAGTCCTAGTGACTCTGCATTTATGATTAATTATCGAGTCGACAATCTTGATGAAATGCTTATTCAACTCAAAGAAGCAGGTATAGCCACGGTAGGCGGTCCAGAATCCCATGAAAACGGTAAGTTCGCTTGGATAATGGATCCTGATGGAAACAAAGTTGAACTTTGGGAGCCAATGCTGTGGGATGACAAAAATAAAGGAGCCTGAAACTCTGCACCATACTTTTTCAATGCCGTGACCTAATTGCTTATTTCACTGAGTTGGATTAAATGGTTTGCAAAAACTCCCTTGAAAAATAGATGAGACTTGAGGACATAGTCGGCCTGAATCACTCTGCCCCCATGCATAGGAAAATTATTGGTGAATATCAGGCTACGAACCTTCGAGAGTACCGACACTGACTTGCTTGTAAAATATCTCAATAACAAGCAAGTTACCCAGTACATTACAGATGCAGTACCAACGCCTTACACCCCAAGCGATGGACAATGGTGGGTGGAACACAGTAAGCGGTCACAGTACACAA
Above is a window of Aliiglaciecola sp. LCG003 DNA encoding:
- a CDS encoding VOC family protein, with product MAKITGIGGVFLKCKGDSTELAAWYQQHLGLKLEEFGGAVLKWPEDKAEDKGLTVWHLANKDSQWFSPSDSAFMINYRVDNLDEMLIQLKEAGIATVGGPESHENGKFAWIMDPDGNKVELWEPMLWDDKNKGA